In Salvia miltiorrhiza cultivar Shanhuang (shh) chromosome 4, IMPLAD_Smil_shh, whole genome shotgun sequence, the DNA window AGCCAACGTCTAACTCTCGTTTCATTTTCTTGGAATTTGCAAGTCTTTGTATAGGATTAAGCTCATGAGTAATCTAGTTAGTTGTTTCCCAGTTGGAAGCAAACATTCTGAAATGTTTTTCTATCTTTTTCTTGATGATATGTTTCATGTTTGCACTCTTTTAAGGATGCTGGGATATGATCAAACCACATATTTCCTTGACCATATTCTATCTTATGTAGGTTGATCCTTGCAGTGGTTTTCTTGATCAATTTGTACTGAAAAACAGAGCACTCTGCATAATTTCAAGAATTCATTATTCAAGCAAACATAAATGGAACTACACATATAGGTCAAACATCATCAATCATCTTTGTCCTTGTTGATTTCATATAGTATCACAACAAGGGCAGTGATGAAGGCGATGTCAACTTTCGGGTAAACAGTCGCGCTGAACATATCCTTCCCCAACACAACGCTCTCGAGTGTGTGCTTCTTGTGCATCTGCAGACGAACAAAAACAGAAACGTGACGAGAATTCCAAATCCAATGACACGCGAATTTGTGTGAAAGATTTTACCTTGGCAATGTGGTTCCAGCCCTTGGAGTATATGATGCATGATCTCTCCAACCAGCCTCCAACCACCTTAAAATCCCATGAAGTTTCGTCCTCATTTCCAGACAGAAATATGTCTAACTCAGTCTTGAGTTGAACAAGTGAAGATTTTCTTGCAGTGAAGAGAAGCTGAGAAGAATCTGAGCTCTCTCCCTTGAAAACCTGCCACCTCTTACGTGCACTCAAATGCTGGAATACAACAGAACCAGAACATCAAGATTGTAAtcaagaaaaagtaaaaaaatttaaCTATGCACCTTTTTCCTTAAAGTGGCAATGGGAGTGCCTCCAGCATCCAGGAGAATGCGGCGGTCGTGAAGGCTGAAAAGTTTCTGCTTCACCTTGAACATGATATTGCCATCCTCATCAATGACCTCAAAGTTGCAGTCAGTGACGGCTAGCAGTTTCCTCACGACAGTGAGATTAACGCGCTGTGGAACACAGAAATCTCGACTTATTACAGCAGTTAGGTCTTCCATCTTAACTCTTGCCATGGAATTTACAACACCTGCTAatgagtatatatatagagatcATTAACATCTTGATTTTAGGTGGTTCTCCTTAAAAGGTGGAGATTTTATTGTAAAAAGCTTTTGTAAGATATGGTGGAGAATATTTATGTTCATTACAATGTTCTGTTTTGCAATTAAGAGCAAACGTATGCAAGATTTGTTCCTTTTTATTATTTCTGTGTAGAAGTTTTGCAGGAAAATTAAATGGGAGAATGAGAGTTCATTCAAATAATAGCTCTGCTGATATATATACACCACATATATGTTATAACTTGTTTAAGAAGTAAGAGTTAGGATCCTTCAATTCCTACTGCATTTTAATACTAATGTATACAAATTAAGGTAAGGTATTGATTCGTGTTATATTTGTTGCAAATTAAGACATGCGTTGCATTCGATCCATATGCTCAAAGGTTGTTTTTCCACGCATTCAGTATGGCATTTGTGCAATTTTGGTTTAATCCTTCATCTCAAAGAATAGGCAACATACGAAGAGATTAAGAGGGTGTTAACATAAGAATAGGCAACAAACGCTTGGCtaattttaaagagcttataagatatagtttcttaaaagcttataagttatcaaagtgtttgaataattgagcttataagctagagagagtgAAATTTTAGTTagagaaaaaaagaagttagagagagaaaatcgaagacaGATGAATTTTAGAGGATATATATGATGCaaataacaaattatagttaaataaaataattgttgcatataagattttgaaaaataaattgagataagaaaacttattttttgggaaatTTATATACTTTTGGAGTTTATTTTtagatattatttttaaagaagtttattttgtttatttttagatattattttcaaacacttaaaaaaaaattatgagctCAGCCAAACATCCCTTAAGCTAAATTTACTCCCAAAGTTTCTTTAGGAGAAATTGTATGGCGAGGGAAAAGATGATCGCCTTCACAATAAATGGGAGGAATATTGATTTGACTTATAATCACTAAATAAGTTAAAATTGTATGGTTGTCAGATAGACTAATTATAACTTTAATGATtaatatattcaaaaaataaaatatgagaaaataagttgaattactatataatataaatatttgtattCCACAAGTAAGTTAAAATTATATGTTTGTCACTTAACTATAactttaattattagtatatccaaaacataaaatatgagaaaataagttgaatTACTACAAAATACAAATCTAATACTTAAAAGTAGtacatttaaaatttatataataaaaaagcaattaaaaaaataatggtTAAATTACGACacaatgaatttttattttttattcatcaaAAACCTCGATCACATATCAAAATAAAAGGACAATAAGATCTAACTCCGATTTTACAAGAGactatatatttatttgagATAATAAGTAttgtaaattattataatttttgtaaaatctagacaaattaaaataaaatcaaagaatggggaaaaaaaattaacgaaCAACAGAGTTTTCTATTTAAACTTATTAGTATatgaattcaagattttataGCACCATGTAGTTGATATTTCAATAtgaatttttcatcatttttaatcttttgttatttatacatttataattaatttagtttGCATTGTTCTAATTTTGGTTGAGGAATCAACTAATTATATTTGATTATCatatattttacaaatttaaataagtTCGAATAATAGTGATATTACTATAAATTGGTTTGAAACTAGAAtgcaaataaattaattttattgcatTTCAAATAATTTCGAATACGAGTTTATATAAATTCGAAATGGGTTCCATCAGTCgtataatatcaaaatatatactttgaatttgatttttatatttgtatttatactccctccgtcccttaAAAGTTTGCCCAAAGGGGAATAacacatttttaataaaagatgataaaagttAGACGATGTTTGTCAAACTCTGAGACGAGATGATATTCAAATCAGTTCTAATTTTTCAAGCTTCATGCGAGATTATGTTCGACAACTAAGtgatggtctttcaaacttcaaatgaTATGATTCTCATAAGCAAATTATGATTATAAGCTCGAGATGACATGAT includes these proteins:
- the LOC131021930 gene encoding protein LURP-one-related 15-like isoform X2 translates to MARVKMEDLTAVISRDFCVPQRVNLTVVRKLLAVTDCNFEVIDEDGNIMFKVKQKLFSLHDRRILLDAGGTPIATLRKKHLSARKRWQVFKGESSDSSQLLFTARKSSLVQLKTELDIFLSGNEDETSWDFKVVGGWLERSCIIYSKGWNHIAKMHKKHTLESVVLGKDMFSATVYPKVDIAFITALVVILYEINKDKDD
- the LOC131021930 gene encoding protein LURP-one-related 15-like isoform X1, yielding MARVKMEDLTAVISRDFCVPQRVNLTVVRKLLAVTDCNFEVIDEDGNIMFKVKQKLFSLHDRRILLDAGGTPIATLRKKHLSARKRWQVFKGESSDSSQLLFTARKSSLVQLKTELDIFLSGNEDETSWDFKVVGGWLERSCIIYSKGWNHIAKVKSFTQIRVSLDLEFSSRFCFCSSADAQEAHTRERCVGEGYVQRDCLPES